GTTAGGTGCTGGGGAGTCAATCTCACCCAAACTCAGGTGGACATTtcgctttttttttctttctttttttttttttttaatagaaaaacaagTGACAAAACCAGAGTtctgtgcagcttttaaatttcacctgtttttctttctttttctttttttttattacatcaaaTGGAGGAATGAGTCATAATCAGATTGATGTAATTTACAGTGGACAGCTTTGGTTCAGTGTAACAATAATCTCATATTAATGCTTTTAATTGTATTGTCTGTTCTTGGTATCATATGTCCTGTTGCCCATCTCCTTTATTCTCCTCAGAATATTTTTGTGGACTCATTTTAAGCCCATTTCTGGAAATGGGGCAGTTatacttaattaaaaatgtggaaTTCATTGGAATGTGGcgtttttatattttgaatacTATAACTTTGTGTATGAAGAAATATGTAGATTAATTCAGCATGTCCACTGCAAAAGGCAATAACAATACCATGTAGTGCAAAGAGAATGATTAGGTTGACTCAAAGCTTTGCTCCAGCAAATTCCGTTTGACAGTGTTTGATGATGGTTGTTGAGATGTGCACTCTCTAACAACTCCAATGCAACTTTTGGACTTTTATGAAATCAAATGCTCACTGTTATTTGACATCAAAGttcattgtctgtgtgtgcaaccaggatatgaaaaaaataataaaaaatgtggatGTGAAAAAGATCAGGAGGTTTTTATTTCAATCTAGAATCTCAAAGTTATattgaaaatgtgacttttgaCTTCAGGCATGAACTAAACCTCAACATCTGTTTCATATTTCAGCCTGTCAGGGTTATTATTATTCGTGTGGAGTTTTATTGTGATAAGGTAAATAGTCTTCTAATGGTATTCTTCCCTATAGAGTTCTTTTGTATTCTGACTCTTCACCATCTTGCTTTTATTTCTGAAGCACCACTATATTTATTCAGTAGAAAACAGTaacaaacaatgacaataaacatttcCAATCTTGCAACTATGCAGTTGCGTAACCCTTGGCACCGATGATAAACCCTCGATTAAATGACCAAAGTGATTTTTGAGCCTTTTGCCTGTTGATGTCCTAAAAACTCCACCAAACTCCACTAAATTTCAGCACTTTCACCCATTGGAGGCAGTACTAAATCAAGCCCAAGGTGCTAATGGGGCTGCCAGCTGCAATTGGTTAAAGCCTGTAAccttaaataaagaaataaaggtAAGAACAGTCTCGTCCCAGATATTAGCATAACAAGCATGGtgtgacaacacaaacacactttatagAGATATGAACTTATGAACCTAATTTCAGGCCAATCCATAGAATCGTTTTTGAACTGTTCCAGACTTCCCCAGTGCAATGCTGCTAGTATCACTTAAAAAGGGCAACAGCTAAAGTCCAAAGCACGTGAGATTCTTTTGCATGGACACAAATGAAACCCACGTTATGTTTTGCTGCTGGATTGCTGGTGAATATTTCCACGTTTATATTCAAAAATCAATCTTACTTCATTAACTAactattttaaagaaaaagtgttCACAAGCGTGGCAGTTCAAAGATCCGGTTTTACTAGAAACATTTTGCCGAGGttatgttggtgtgtgtgtgtgtgtgtgtgtgtgtgtgtgtgtgtgtgttttatggtCCCAGCTGGTTCCCACCTGTGCAGCTAGTTTCCAATTAGGCTTCAGTTGTTGTTCCTCCAGGGAACAGATAATGCGACCATCCATTTGTGTCTATCCAGCATTAGGAAGAAGGGAACGTCATACGtgaatacaaacagaaaacaaaagatctccactgtcttctccGTCACCCCAGTCACCTCCAGTCTTTGCTGTCCACTGAGTCAAATGAAAGTCTGAATATATCTACTGCTGTGGTCTCAGACGCACACACGCATTTACACTTTGGGGTTAAACCAGCTAACCGCATGTACCTATATTGTATATGGGATTTTGATGTAAACattacaacacaacacactgtgaAGATTACACATTCAAATATCCAGAGAATGCTCCCTAGTTGTACAATGTACAGAAACACTCTGATGATAAAAGCCTCCATTTTCTGAAGCACATTTGCTCTCAGCCAGTTCATTTCCCCAGAGATGATCTGCCAGCTTGGATAAAGTCTCCTTTGACTCAAATGTACTTTCGAACATGCCTCAAGCCTTTTAAATTGGCCACAAATCCTGCATTATGCCCATTTTGTAGTCTCTAGGGCTCTTGCAGATCCCACTAGGACGTGAAGAAAATGACTAATGCGTGACAAACACCTGTTTCTCTCCATAGTTTGTCTCCTCTTCTGTAATCTGTCCCATCTTCCCCCTCCACTTAAAAGGCCTGGATGTCGCGCTGGTTCTGTTGTGGCAGCTAAGTTTAGGATCATGCAGGAGGTTCCACATCAGCCAGATCTGAGGGACGCTGAGGCTGTGAACAACCATGAGTTCTCGGTAGAAACAGGGGTCAAATGTCTGAAGGTGGGGCGCTGCAGAAGGTCGGGGGATTCCGAAGGTGCGAAAGCCCTGGTGGCGTGATGGTTTGACATCAATCCGCTGGAGGCACATTCCCAGAAAGACATCATCGATAGGGAACAACTCCACCTAGCCAAGAAAAAAGTCAATTTCAGCTCAAAGACCTCTAAAACAGACATGGAAACAAGTAGAGAATGTCCAACTTTTACATAAGTACCTGTTGACAGGCAGAGCTAAGTCTCCGAGCTGTGTGTCCAGACATAACaaaccctcctcctccagcGTAATTTGGATACAAACCCCCTCCATACACGAATTCTGGCACATAGTACTTAGAACTGCGCCGACGAATGGGTTTAGCATGGATAATAATGTCACCCACAAACAGGTCCTCATCTGGCTTTTGACCTTGTAGCATCTCTAGTATGTTTTCTATGTTAACATACACATCAGCATCGCCCTTGAAGATGAATCTgcatgagaaagaaaagagaagacgCATCAACAAAGGAAAGAGGAACAGCAAATTTAGGAATCAAATCAACTTTGCTTATTGCAGCTTTATAAACACTGACTTGACATCAGGACAGCTGTTGTTGACCcatgtcagaaaatgtgtttccttCAGTGTTAGGTTAAAGAAGGTGTCCTCAAAGTCCCAGAGCAGAATATCCCTAAAAGTTTCACTCTCGTAGGTCAAAAGTCGATCCCACAGAGGCAGAGCAGTCTGGTTCCTGGGAACCCCCAGCAGGAAAACAGTACGGATGAAAACACCATTTTGGAAACGTCCCTCCTTACCCCATGTCCGACGCACCACCTATAAAAATGTACAGAGAGAAATTATCtgtacataataataacaaacctGTACTTTagcaaaatgttatttattccTACATTGACCAGATGGAGCAATTACAGCATTCCAACTTTTACACTAGAAAAAGCTGTTGAATGAGACTGGAAATGACTGAGtctaaacattaaatattaattagtgcagctttaattttttAGGGTAGCCATTGTGccatttgttattgtttatgCAATAAATTAAGATGCACTGATTCTGATGTGAACATGcatatacatacaatacatactCATTCATccagtgtttaaataaaaatgataatatataattgaataaatataaataaataaacatgttttttggtAAAGGAATACAGTAAAGAAACGACGGCACATTTTACCTGACGTTTATCAAAATCAGCAGCAATAGATTTCACTGCAATGAGCATATAGGGAGCAGAAGTAGAATCTTTATCTATCcgtcctcctgctcctccaaTGTGACATTTCTCTGGCTGGTCTATGAGCAGCTTAAAGTTTCTGTTGTCCTTTTGTCTCAGATATCCCTCAAAGTCAAATGGTGGCATCGTGGGAAGGGCACGGCCAGGGGTTTTGGTCGGCACTGCATTCTTCCGTCGAGACTTAGATTTTCCCTTAGACTTGACCTGAGGTTTGGACTTGGACTGAGGTGCTTTAGAGTTGGACTTGGGCTTGCAGGGAGGCAGGTGTGGCTCTGAGGAGCTGGATGGGTACTGCTGATTAGAAGACATGATGTGAGAGATGTGAGGGCAAGGATGTTAGTTTAAATAAGTGAACAACACTTAAACATAAACACTAACATAGAGTGAGATGCGCTCTGTATATGCCGTATGAATATTCATATGGCACATACAGAGTGGTCTGATCCTGCCCTCATCCCACTAATATTAGAAATGAGTACCAGGCTAACAAATGAAAATCTTCTTGCAACATCTTTAGGGCATTTGGTCACACTAGTCCTAGTTGGTAACTATTGAATCGACCGTCATGGAATTTGGTCCACGTATACACTCAATTATTGGAAAGGTGAGGCCAGTTCCTCTGTTTTTGCTACAGACTggaaacatttgggtttgacattaTCATTTGAACCATTTTTTATGTGAGcagaagtattggaacatgtcattgacagatgtgttttgtttcccagCTGTTTcttattacattgattattcaaacaataaatgaatgtctacactcagtttcagatttaggttatatttatagttaagaggtgtaaccaacatgaaaaccagagagctgtctgtggttgaaaaacaagcaactgCGAAGCTGAgggaagatggaaaatcaatcagagccattacacaaacactgaaatgaaatgaaactaattGAAATGTcccaaagaagaaagaaaccactggtgtaacAGACGTTAAATGGGTAGAttaaggaagacaacagcagctgacgACAGAAACCCTCACTCAACCCTCCTCCACCCCATCACCGCCTTATCCTCAAGGGCACTCCAGGCACCCAGTCAATTCCATGTTCCTCTCTCGGCCTCAGGGGTTTGTTCCTATTTCCTGTCCTCGCTGACCTAGAAGTTGCAAAGCTGCTCTTCTAACTGGGGTCTATCCACCAACCATCTGCTTGAGTTCATGCACTAAATTTTTATAAACACTCTTCCGATCTCTCCTTATtgaactaaatattaagtcccattcactttaatctattttaagtctgttccaatacttttgctcagATGAAAATGgatgggttcaaacaaaaggtgctatctcTAAAGTAGTGTATCAGAtgcagatgtaaacacctggaaataaaaggtgaaatgttgatgtcttttcttttcatctctgtcCATGATGccaaatccaaatgttttcagtctgtaggaaaaataaaggaactggtcTCACTGTTCCAAAACCTTTGGACGGGATTGTACATATTTCCCTCTGCATTCCCATCAAATAGGATCAGGTCCTACCCCTGGAGACTCTTGGCCCACTTTGGCCCTGTTGGTTTCCAGCAGGGTCCGACTGGAGCTGGTAGAGCTGTGGACCTCCAGCTTCCAGACAGGTCTGTCCCATCCAGAGGACACCACAACCTAAAAACACAGGTTGGAATGACAAATGAATCACAAAACAACTCACACctatctacagtaaatgtggtGCCATGATTTGCTCCATCCTCACCTGGCGGGCATagagcagcagacagaagaGTAGCAGTAGCACTAGGGTGCACATCACATCTCCCTTCGCATGGAGGATCCGCCTCAGCGTTACCATCTTCCTCAGCATCTCTGAAATACTTTAGTAAAGACGGCTCAAAGAGTGCATTTGGACGGCACTGCTGCAGGTCATCCTGTATCTCACACGGTAGTCAGGGTTAATGCACTCGTAGACGTCAGCCAGTTTGAATTTAGATTTAAAGGCAACTCGAAGAATTTGATGAAGAAACATAGCAAATTTTCATTCTTCATCTCTCCTGCGTTGCTAAATATCACCTCAGACTTCACATGCtgtctgtaaaaatatattcctgcttcctttcttttttgtgtgtgatcaAGCATGTGCTGTTGACTAAAACATTGCAAATGACAAATCTGTTTCTTAGAGTGCATGTCGCTCAAATCCCTGGATGGATGTCCACTGTTGCTGGCTCTATTCTCCGCTTGTCATCAGGCATCAACGGAGGCATCCTGGTACAACAACTGCAACCACAAGCAGCAACAATTAAGAACCAAATTACAAACACTACAAGccagaaatgacagaaaaagttATCTGAAAGTAAATAGATATAGTAACAGATAATACAGTTTAAATCTTTACTGTTAAAACGATACAGCCTTGTTACTTGTGTCTCCTTTCTTTTGATTTAATTAAGAAAGTAAACGGGATCTatataaaaacagtttcaaaGTTGTGAGACCTGTTACTGATAAAATAGAAATCTTAATGTATGATtatctgtgtttgactttcatCCCCAGTCCTCTGCGATCAGGAGGGAGTGTCTGTATCTTACGTAAGTAAACATGAGATTACCAACTATTTCAAAGCACACCGTGTTCAAAGATTTATGTCACTACGAGCAGCTAGTGTTGCTGATAATAACCTGCAGAAATCTCACTTTTTCAGCTGTGTCTGCGCAAAGAGCGCAAATTCCAGACGTGATCTTTGCGGAGTTGAGAAATTCATTTCACGTTGCACATGTTTAACCTTAATAGcagctctgtctgttttttttttattttaattcttaaCTGTATGCAGGGCTCCCTGCAAACTTACCAGACAAAACGGAGAGAGCAGAAGAGCTGAGACTGACCTGAGCTGCAGCGCACGGTCCACTCcgcacagtcacacacaaagtGTCCGTGGGAGGAAAGATCCTGTGAGGAGGCAGATAAAAACAATCAAGATGTTCCGCTGAGTGTGAGGAAAGAAGATGATGAGACACGaaccctgtctctctctctgtctgtctctctctgtctgtctgtctctgtctctgtctctctctcactgagcGTCTTTACGAGCTGCAACGTTCATGGTGCATTTAAGTGCGGTAGGAAATAGTGTTTAGTTTTCTCATAAAGGATGGGGGGAAAAAATTGAGCAAACCCAAAATTTGTGGGTTTTTAATGTGAGTATCTGAACTATGGTCATAACTGGGTCGTCAAAGTTAGGTTGACGGCTGTATGAAAGTCTCAGCtcagttaaaacacacaaagtgaccAATAAGAGAGATATCACAACTTTAAATAGAGAGAAATTACAGTTGAACAATCATCAAAAAGCCATAATGACTGCAAACAGTTGAAAATGACCATAAAGAGCCACAGCCCATAGTTTGTCTGAATTTCTTTCAACTTATACAAAGGTTTTTCAAATTGCAGCACAGAAAATGTGTAGCTCtaattttttcatttctttattgataACAATGACAATCGTTAGATAACATTAGCATAACACTTCTGTCAGAGTCGTAAATACAATCTGGAAAATAGCTAAACAAAGGGGAATCTGAACGATTTAAAAGACAAACGCGGGGCACAATATTCTGCAACCTTCCTCTGTTCTAATGGGCCAGAACATTTTAATGAGTCAGTGTCCAGATAAACGAGCTAAGAAGAAACACTTGAAGGCAGCCTCCTCATTTTTTGGCCTGACCACGTGACTTGAGCTGAAAAGGAGAAACTTCAAGCCAGATGCCAGCACAGCATCTGGAGAGGGTGGAAAAAAGAAGACAGGcgagacacagacacaggaatgAGAGTGACTGAAGGTTATAACATGTCTCACCTCTGCCAGGGGGTCTGCAGCTCAGGACTCCAGGTGACACAGATTCATCGTGTTCAGTGACCCTCCAGCAGGATGGATATTTTCCAGTGTATCTCTTATTTCTAGGACTGTGACTCCAGTTAGAGGATACAGGAGTTTGAGGCCACTTTGTAGGGTGAATAAGAGCAAAAGTGACTCCAATAAATGTATCCAAATGGTTTCAAGCCTTCAAATACAAAACCCTGCCCACTGACTCCAGCCACAGCAAATTATAGATAAAGTGTCCTGgagaaaaacactaaactgtCAGCTCCTCTAGTGCAGGTACACGCTGGCTCGagtattattactgtaataaatgtatgtaaaggACCACTTTGACAATGTTTACAATGTCTTTAAGAGCTATCGCACTTACATGACCTTTTGGCTTCAGAGAAACTTGGCAGAAAGTGCAGAATGTATTACTGCTCGAcagttttaaagaaacattCAGACCATGGGACAAAAAGACACTGTGCTGTTTAGATGAGCATTATCCTGATTTTTTATGCACAAAGCTTTCATACCGAAATCCAAGCAGAACtaagtgaactaaactaaacaaccAGCTGAGCAGCCAACTGTCTGAATGAAAGCACTCCCTTATGACACAGCAACAAAGTCAACAGTTACACAAtcttttaaaacataatttaataacaGTTTCTGCCACAAACACATAGTTACATTTACAATCTGTGCTCAGACTACAAAAAGTAAACAagttaaacacacagtgttggTCCTCTGTGACATTCAtcaatttaaaattgttttctttGGCTACAAACACCACACGAACACACAACAGCTGTAAGCAGAGACTCGAGCCTGAGCGTCCTCTCACACAGAGCGATATCTGACTGATACGAGTCGATCTGAGGGGaagctgctctctctgtctcgttCCAGCTGCCCTCTCTTTAAACATCACTCTGTCAGCTGAATTAAACAGTCAGGGTGCTGATCCAGCACATGGGCTTTTTCTCCAGACGCTTACATCTTTGCAGAAACAGTTTGGATGACTTTTCTGAAGTTTAAACATTTCCTATAACAACGGTGCAACATCACGTGCAACACGTGCACTAAATTGACACAAGGCTTAACTTAATATGTTGGACCTTTCAGATCAATGACTTAAATGAAATGTTCTAAAGCTTCACTGTGCTCAGATTATCCTTGTTCTAATGAAACAGTTTGAGAAAAGCCTCCACAGCTGAAGAAATAGTTTAGTCTTTGATGTCGTCTGACTCCTCCATTCATTCTGACAGTTGTTTAGCTAGTTTGCACTAAATCAAGCTCTTCCCAACAGCTGCAGAGCTAAACCGACATGGTTGACAACTACACCAGTACACAAAGTCTGTGTTTAgcattatgtttctgtgtgctagcagaaattcacatttcaaagAGGTGGTGCCAAATGTTGCTGCCACGCTCTTTTCTTTAAAACTAAGTCATGTCAAAAACATGGATTAAGGCTACAACAGTGTCCTCATTACACAGTTATAGTGTCTTCTGCTCCTCAACTGCGAAACATCCTTGCTGGTCCCACGCTGGAAACAGGTGAAGTCCAGTGTTAGGGTACTTGTTGGTTGTGCTTGTGCGTATCCCTCTTTCTATGAAGCTGCTGGTCCATTCTTGAATCCCCCTTTCATCCTCTGGAGGGCGCAGTGCCAGCTCTCATGATTCTGAATAGTGCATTGACATTATTGCTCTTGATGGCGTCTCGACAAGCAGAGATCACTTGGTTCTTGGGCTTACCCACTGAAGGAAAGGAGGGACAGACACA
This DNA window, taken from Anabas testudineus chromosome 6, fAnaTes1.2, whole genome shotgun sequence, encodes the following:
- the b3gnt9 gene encoding UDP-GlcNAc:betaGal beta-1,3-N-acetylglucosaminyltransferase 9 isoform X2, with translation MLRKMVTLRRILHAKGDVMCTLVLLLLFCLLLYARQVVVSSGWDRPVWKLEVHSSTSSSRTLLETNRAKVGQESPGYPSSSSEPHLPPCKPKSNSKAPQSKSKPQVKSKGKSKSRRKNAVPTKTPGRALPTMPPFDFEGYLRQKDNRNFKLLIDQPEKCHIGGAGGRIDKDSTSAPYMLIAVKSIAADFDKRQVVRRTWGKEGRFQNGVFIRTVFLLGVPRNQTALPLWDRLLTYESETFRDILLWDFEDTFFNLTLKETHFLTWVNNSCPDVKFIFKGDADVYVNIENILEMLQGQKPDEDLFVGDIIIHAKPIRRRSSKYYVPEFVYGGGLYPNYAGGGGFVMSGHTARRLSSACQQVELFPIDDVFLGMCLQRIDVKPSRHQGFRTFGIPRPSAAPHLQTFDPCFYRELMVVHSLSVPQIWLMWNLLHDPKLSCHNRTSATSRPFKWRGKMGQITEEETNYGEKQVFVTH
- the b3gnt9 gene encoding UDP-GlcNAc:betaGal beta-1,3-N-acetylglucosaminyltransferase 9 isoform X1, translating into MLRKMVTLRRILHAKGDVMCTLVLLLLFCLLLYARQVVVSSGWDRPVWKLEVHSSTSSSRTLLETNRAKVGQESPGQYPSSSSEPHLPPCKPKSNSKAPQSKSKPQVKSKGKSKSRRKNAVPTKTPGRALPTMPPFDFEGYLRQKDNRNFKLLIDQPEKCHIGGAGGRIDKDSTSAPYMLIAVKSIAADFDKRQVVRRTWGKEGRFQNGVFIRTVFLLGVPRNQTALPLWDRLLTYESETFRDILLWDFEDTFFNLTLKETHFLTWVNNSCPDVKFIFKGDADVYVNIENILEMLQGQKPDEDLFVGDIIIHAKPIRRRSSKYYVPEFVYGGGLYPNYAGGGGFVMSGHTARRLSSACQQVELFPIDDVFLGMCLQRIDVKPSRHQGFRTFGIPRPSAAPHLQTFDPCFYRELMVVHSLSVPQIWLMWNLLHDPKLSCHNRTSATSRPFKWRGKMGQITEEETNYGEKQVFVTH